A genomic region of Runella rosea contains the following coding sequences:
- a CDS encoding SdrD B-like domain-containing protein: MKTSVSGCYQSNGSKATVSVEVAWSNAPSGDNIVVTYGAQSRTIIPGPYTTSGGNGTIVSPQVVAFEVDANGATGQLVTANFVTNTGCSATSTAFSLPSACLPLSCTGNELGGTVFYDYNADGKKDAGESLGLPAVTVKAFDCDGNLVGTTTTDAYGKYVFATVAAANYPLRVEFSNLPALYGQGTMNGADGRTTTQFINAPDCNVDLGVLNPVDYCESNPMLSIPCYVYGDPLPAGSVSGTRDAVVGFDYNLSGLTNMAAMTHIATASQVGTVWGEAYNKKTQKLFMSTTLKRHSGLGPLGLGGIYVTDWSDPLNPITTPWLSVTSLTVSGVPIDVGSIPVNGAGGRGLSTDPTQPSRDSIAFTQAAKIGIGGLALSEDGNTLFFTNLFDAKLYKVDMTTYNASGTNPTTATSIDVFGSTSCPGGTIRPWATKFYKGDVYVGAVCDAQTSGSKSDLRAFVYKVNPTTGTSTMVFDFPLTYPKGFANTDGLSATGWYPWSDLWAGRFITANNEVVHPQPIFQDIEFDIDGTMILGFGDRNGVQTGYRNYMPTGTSTALYSGHVSGDILRAFYNQSGAYVLENNAKAGPNIGYGPNNNQGPGFGEYYNDNFQDKNNGNIFHAEIVMGGLAVRPGSGEVLAITIDPLDVPSGTSFYAPYLQAGGVRHFNNQTGQTTSAYIVYSSNLMPGLFGKSTGLGDIVLRCSLPQFIEIGNRVWVDTNKNGVQDPCEKALPGVTVSLYKGAALIATTTTNANGEYYFSSKSKLTTGTWSGTGADTTLLPTTQYSLVFGQSGNQYSAGTLTVSGNGKFVITTKDATVNNGNDQNDSDIAEVNGFPTISVTTGDLASVNHTFDAGFYCVFPASSNIQVALPSCPSVIGTNTTDGKIQITAAVEFADRFRVRAGTNWIGAADTTYATAALIGSTFPKDVQTGISSAGGSYIIRLYNGECCYRDTIITIQPRTKPNAGANQSICAPTTTATLTAITAGGTWTAQAGNPAAATVTSAGAVSGMSANGTYKFIYTLNGCTDTVSVIRNPKPDAGANQNICAPATTATLTAITAGGTWTAQAGNPAAATVTSAGAVSGMTANGTYNFIYTLNGCTDTVSVVRNPKPDAGANQNICAPATTATLTAITAGGTWTAQAGNPAAATVTSAGAVSGMSANGTYKFIYTLNGCTDTVSVIRNPKPDAGANQNICAPATTATLTAITAGGTWTAQAGNPAAATVTSAGAVSGMSANGTYKFIYTLNGCTDTVSVIRNPQPIQVNLSPAVICENQSLTYTDASGTNGTWSGPGVSDTGTGATVSGAAALTQLGQSAPTSFYIYYTQILGECSRTDSGLVSINPRPLVSITGPTLVCGNELPVSFTGSPAGGTFTLPQGLPVGAVTISNNVATLNAGFNIASLTFSYQFTDATTGCSNTDSHSITVTPAPNAGPDQTLACVNPVTNTLQTTTTLTGAPSGGTWSAQSGNPASAMVTNAGVVTGMSMAGTYQFIYTLNDCSDTVSVTVSPCQGCVKPNAGNDQSICSPTTTATLTAITSGGTWSAQSGNPVSATITNAGAVAGMTVDGTYRFIYSVTSGGETCTDTVSVVRNPKPDAGANQNICAPATTATLTAITAGGTWTAQAGNPAAATVTSAGAVSGMSANGTYKFIYTLNGCTDTVSVIRNPKPDAGANQNICAPATTATLTAITAGGTWTAQAGNPAAATVTSAGAVSGMSANGTYNFIYTLNGCTDTVSVVRNPKPNAGANQNICAPATTVTLTAITAGGTWTAQAGNPAAATVTSAGAVSGMTANGTYNFVYTLNGCTDTVSVVRNPKPDAGANQNICAPATTATLTAITAGGTWTAQAGNPAAATVTSAGAVSGMSANGTYNFIYTLNGCTDTVSVVRNLKPDAGVDQTLTCPPSGISPTTATLSGAPSGGVWSTLASNPAAATVTNAGAVSGMTVAGTYQFIYTLNNCADTVQIEVPTCIVPVFDLALRKTLATGQSASVVAGSNVTFTITVFNQGNVDATNIQVTDYIPTGLTLNDANWTATAGVATLNTVIASLPAGQSTTRDITFVVSTGFTGSISNLAEISSATGGTDVDSSPDSNPANDGTPKNDVINENGLTGGDEDDHDPEVITVTPAPVFDLALRKTLATGQSASVVAGSNVTFTITVFNQGNVDATNIQVTDYIPTGLTLNDANWTATAGVATLNTVIASLPAGQSTTRDITFVVSTGFTGSISNLAEISSATGGTDVDSSPDSNPANDGTPKNDVINENGLTGGDEDDHDPEVITVTPAPVFDLALRKTLATGQSASVVAGSNVTFTITVFNQGNVDATNIQVTDYIPTGLTLNDANWTATAGVATLNTVIASLPAGQSTTRDITFVVSTGFTGSISNLAEISSATGGTDVDSSPDSNPANDGTPKNDVINENGLTGGDEDDHDPEVITVTPAPVFDLALRKTLATGQSASVVAGSNVTFTITVFNQGNVDATNIQVTDYIPTGLTLNDANWTATAGVATLNTVIASLPAGQSTTRDITFVVSTGFTGSISNLAEISSATGGTDVDSSPDNNPANDGTPKNDVINENGLTGGDEDDHDPEVITVTPPAQVDLSLKKLINTKIAQLGDTLTYTIKVFNQSATLATGVEVTDSLATSVQFINGSFTSTRGTAAITNNVIIWNIGNIAASGDTVTLTYKVKAIQEGVHFNTAEISKTNESDVDSTPGNGVGNEDDIDRQCFTVPLKLCVGEKIELSVPSYLVNVQWYKDSGTTPVASGNVVLFSEAGSYTFTASNQQCPATGCCPIIIEPGDNCCPVDLCIPFTIKQTKKGEKPL; this comes from the coding sequence GTGAAAACGAGTGTTTCAGGCTGCTATCAGAGCAATGGATCCAAGGCTACGGTAAGTGTGGAGGTAGCTTGGAGTAATGCACCTTCTGGTGACAATATTGTTGTAACCTACGGCGCGCAATCCCGTACCATCATTCCTGGACCTTATACTACATCGGGCGGCAATGGTACGATAGTTTCTCCGCAGGTGGTAGCTTTTGAAGTAGACGCCAATGGCGCAACAGGACAGCTCGTGACGGCAAATTTTGTTACGAATACTGGCTGTTCTGCCACGAGTACAGCTTTCAGCCTACCTTCTGCGTGTTTACCATTAAGCTGTACAGGTAATGAGCTGGGCGGTACTGTGTTTTACGACTACAATGCCGACGGCAAAAAAGATGCAGGCGAATCATTGGGATTGCCTGCTGTAACCGTCAAGGCGTTTGACTGTGATGGTAATTTGGTAGGGACCACTACCACGGATGCTTATGGAAAATACGTATTTGCAACAGTTGCGGCTGCAAACTACCCCTTAAGAGTGGAATTTAGTAACTTACCTGCTCTGTATGGTCAAGGAACGATGAATGGTGCCGATGGCCGTACTACGACGCAATTCATAAATGCACCAGACTGTAACGTTGATTTGGGTGTTTTGAATCCCGTAGATTACTGTGAGAGCAATCCAATGCTATCCATCCCGTGTTATGTGTACGGTGATCCTCTGCCTGCTGGTTCAGTATCAGGTACAAGAGATGCCGTAGTGGGTTTTGATTATAATTTATCAGGGCTAACCAATATGGCTGCAATGACTCACATTGCCACGGCTTCACAGGTCGGAACAGTATGGGGAGAAGCATACAATAAAAAGACCCAAAAATTGTTTATGTCTACTACCCTCAAGCGTCATTCAGGCCTTGGACCTCTGGGTTTGGGGGGGATTTATGTTACAGATTGGTCTGATCCGCTCAATCCTATTACTACGCCTTGGCTAAGTGTCACATCATTAACGGTGAGTGGTGTACCAATTGATGTAGGTAGTATCCCAGTAAATGGAGCGGGAGGGCGAGGTTTGTCAACCGACCCGACCCAGCCTAGCCGAGATTCGATTGCCTTTACTCAAGCCGCAAAAATAGGTATTGGAGGTCTTGCGCTGTCAGAAGATGGTAATACCCTATTTTTTACCAACCTATTCGATGCCAAACTTTATAAAGTGGATATGACTACTTATAATGCAAGTGGTACAAATCCTACTACGGCTACTTCAATTGATGTATTTGGATCAACAAGTTGCCCAGGCGGTACAATTCGTCCATGGGCGACCAAATTTTATAAGGGAGATGTTTACGTGGGTGCTGTTTGCGATGCACAAACTTCTGGAAGTAAATCAGATTTACGCGCGTTCGTTTATAAAGTAAATCCTACTACTGGTACTTCAACCATGGTTTTTGATTTTCCTTTGACCTATCCTAAAGGGTTTGCCAATACCGACGGATTGAGTGCAACAGGTTGGTATCCTTGGTCGGACCTTTGGGCAGGTCGCTTTATTACGGCGAACAATGAAGTCGTGCATCCTCAGCCGATATTTCAAGATATTGAATTTGACATTGATGGAACCATGATTTTAGGGTTTGGCGACCGTAACGGGGTACAGACGGGCTATCGGAATTACATGCCGACGGGTACCTCAACGGCTCTTTATTCAGGGCACGTAAGCGGTGATATACTCCGGGCTTTCTATAACCAAAGCGGGGCCTATGTATTGGAAAACAACGCCAAAGCTGGCCCTAACATCGGTTATGGACCAAACAACAACCAAGGGCCAGGCTTTGGAGAATATTACAATGATAATTTTCAGGATAAAAATAATGGCAATATTTTCCATGCTGAGATTGTAATGGGTGGGCTTGCCGTTCGCCCTGGCAGTGGTGAAGTACTTGCAATAACCATAGATCCGCTGGATGTACCTTCAGGAACTTCTTTTTATGCCCCTTATCTACAAGCGGGTGGAGTCCGGCATTTTAACAATCAAACTGGACAGACTACTTCTGCCTATATTGTTTATTCCAGCAATTTGATGCCGGGCCTATTTGGTAAGTCAACAGGCTTGGGAGACATCGTTTTGCGGTGCTCTTTGCCCCAATTTATCGAAATCGGTAATCGGGTTTGGGTAGATACCAATAAAAACGGTGTTCAAGACCCCTGCGAAAAAGCACTGCCAGGTGTTACGGTTTCGCTTTACAAAGGTGCGGCGCTTATTGCTACAACCACAACCAACGCTAATGGAGAATACTACTTCAGTTCAAAATCTAAACTTACGACAGGTACTTGGTCTGGTACTGGAGCAGACACGACATTGCTGCCCACTACTCAATATTCATTGGTTTTTGGACAAAGCGGAAATCAGTATTCTGCTGGGACATTGACCGTTTCGGGCAATGGGAAGTTTGTAATTACGACAAAAGACGCAACCGTTAACAACGGGAATGACCAAAATGACAGTGATATTGCTGAAGTTAATGGTTTCCCTACTATATCTGTTACGACTGGCGATTTGGCGAGCGTCAATCATACCTTTGATGCGGGCTTCTACTGTGTATTTCCAGCCTCAAGTAATATACAGGTTGCTCTGCCGAGTTGTCCATCTGTGATAGGTACTAATACAACTGACGGAAAAATTCAAATTACCGCTGCGGTTGAATTCGCTGACCGATTCCGGGTTCGGGCCGGCACCAATTGGATAGGAGCCGCTGATACTACTTATGCTACGGCAGCATTGATTGGCAGCACTTTTCCCAAAGACGTACAGACCGGAATTAGTAGTGCAGGAGGAAGTTATATTATTAGATTGTATAACGGTGAATGTTGCTATCGTGATACGATCATCACTATTCAACCACGTACAAAACCAAATGCAGGAGCAAACCAAAGTATCTGCGCACCAACGACCACGGCGACGTTGACGGCCATTACAGCGGGAGGTACATGGACTGCACAAGCTGGCAACCCTGCCGCTGCTACTGTTACCAGCGCAGGTGCAGTGAGTGGCATGAGCGCCAATGGCACGTATAAATTTATCTATACACTCAACGGTTGTACAGATACCGTATCCGTCATCCGTAATCCTAAACCAGATGCAGGAGCAAACCAAAACATTTGTGCGCCTGCTACCACGGCGACGTTGACGGCCATTACAGCGGGCGGTACATGGACTGCACAAGCTGGCAACCCTGCCGCTGCTACTGTTACCAGCGCAGGTGCAGTGAGTGGCATGACTGCCAACGGCACGTATAATTTTATCTATACGCTTAACGGTTGTACAGATACGGTGTCGGTGGTTCGTAATCCCAAACCAGATGCAGGAGCAAACCAAAACATTTGTGCGCCTGCTACCACGGCGACGTTGACGGCCATTACAGCGGGAGGTACATGGACTGCACAAGCTGGCAACCCTGCCGCTGCTACCGTTACCAGCGCAGGTGCAGTGAGTGGCATGAGCGCCAATGGCACGTATAAATTTATCTATACGCTTAACGGTTGTACAGATACCGTATCCGTCATCCGTAATCCCAAACCAGATGCAGGAGCAAACCAAAACATTTGTGCGCCTGCTACCACGGCGACATTGACGGCTATTACAGCGGGAGGTACATGGACTGCACAAGCTGGCAACCCTGCCGCTGCTACTGTTACCAGCGCAGGTGCAGTGAGTGGCATGAGCGCCAATGGCACGTATAAATTTATCTATACGCTCAATGGTTGTACAGACACCGTCTCGGTGATTCGTAATCCTCAGCCAATCCAAGTTAATCTATCTCCAGCGGTAATTTGTGAAAATCAAAGCCTGACTTATACCGACGCCTCAGGGACGAACGGTACTTGGAGCGGTCCAGGGGTGAGTGATACGGGCACGGGAGCCACCGTGAGCGGAGCCGCCGCCCTGACCCAACTGGGCCAATCGGCCCCCACGAGTTTCTATATTTACTATACACAAATACTTGGAGAATGTAGCCGAACCGACAGCGGTCTTGTAAGCATTAATCCTCGTCCTTTGGTGAGCATTACAGGTCCAACGCTAGTGTGTGGGAATGAATTACCAGTGAGTTTCACAGGCTCCCCTGCGGGCGGGACGTTCACTCTGCCACAAGGTTTACCCGTGGGAGCGGTAACCATCAGCAACAACGTGGCCACGCTAAATGCTGGTTTTAACATTGCGAGTTTGACATTCAGTTACCAATTTACCGATGCCACCACGGGTTGTAGTAACACCGACAGTCACAGCATTACGGTAACGCCGGCCCCCAATGCGGGCCCTGACCAGACGTTGGCCTGTGTGAATCCCGTGACCAACACGCTTCAAACGACCACGACTTTGACAGGTGCTCCCTCGGGGGGTACATGGTCGGCGCAATCAGGTAACCCTGCTTCGGCAATGGTCACAAACGCTGGTGTAGTGACTGGCATGAGTATGGCCGGTACATATCAATTCATTTACACGTTGAACGATTGTTCGGATACGGTATCGGTGACGGTTTCGCCTTGCCAAGGATGTGTGAAACCCAATGCAGGAAACGACCAGAGTATTTGTTCACCAACAACCACGGCGACGTTGACTGCGATAACATCGGGCGGCACGTGGAGTGCGCAATCGGGCAACCCTGTATCGGCAACGATAACGAACGCGGGTGCGGTAGCTGGCATGACGGTTGATGGCACTTATCGTTTCATATATTCCGTGACAAGTGGAGGAGAAACCTGTACAGATACGGTGTCGGTGGTTCGCAATCCAAAACCAGATGCAGGAGCAAACCAAAACATTTGTGCGCCTGCTACCACGGCAACCTTGACGGCCATTACAGCGGGAGGTACATGGACTGCCCAAGCTGGCAACCCTGCCGCTGCTACTGTTACCAGCGCAGGTGCAGTGAGTGGCATGAGCGCCAATGGCACGTATAAATTTATCTATACACTCAACGGTTGTACAGATACCGTATCCGTCATCCGTAATCCTAAACCAGATGCAGGAGCAAACCAAAACATTTGTGCGCCTGCTACCACGGCGACGTTGACGGCCATTACAGCGGGAGGTACATGGACTGCACAAGCTGGCAACCCTGCCGCTGCTACCGTTACCAGCGCAGGTGCAGTGAGTGGCATGAGCGCCAACGGCACGTATAATTTTATCTATACGCTTAACGGTTGTACAGATACGGTGTCAGTGGTTCGCAATCCCAAACCAAATGCAGGAGCAAACCAAAACATTTGTGCGCCTGCTACCACGGTGACGTTGACGGCCATTACAGCTGGAGGTACATGGACTGCACAAGCTGGCAACCCTGCCGCTGCTACCGTTACCAGCGCAGGTGCAGTGAGTGGCATGACTGCCAACGGCACGTATAATTTTGTCTATACGCTTAACGGTTGTACAGATACGGTGTCGGTGGTTCGTAATCCCAAACCAGATGCAGGAGCAAACCAAAACATTTGTGCGCCTGCTACCACGGCAACCTTGACGGCCATTACAGCTGGAGGTACATGGACTGCCCAAGCTGGCAACCCTGCCGCTGCTACCGTTACCAGCGCAGGTGCAGTGAGTGGGATGAGCGCCAACGGCACGTATAATTTTATCTATACACTCAACGGTTGTACAGATACGGTGTCAGTAGTTCGTAATCTGAAGCCAGATGCGGGAGTCGATCAAACTTTAACGTGTCCTCCATCGGGCATTTCACCGACAACTGCTACTCTCTCAGGCGCGCCTTCGGGGGGCGTATGGTCAACTTTGGCCAGTAATCCTGCCGCCGCGACGGTCACAAATGCAGGTGCTGTAAGTGGAATGACAGTAGCAGGTACCTATCAATTTATTTATACTTTGAATAATTGCGCAGACACCGTTCAAATAGAGGTTCCTACTTGTATCGTGCCAGTGTTCGACTTAGCCTTACGCAAGACCTTGGCCACGGGCCAGAGTGCGAGCGTTGTGGCGGGTAGCAATGTGACGTTCACCATCACGGTGTTCAACCAAGGGAACGTCGATGCGACGAACATTCAAGTAACAGATTACATTCCAACGGGATTGACCTTGAACGATGCCAACTGGACAGCCACTGCTGGAGTCGCCACGCTCAACACGGTGATTGCAAGTTTACCTGCTGGTCAAAGCACGACAAGAGACATCACCTTTGTTGTGAGCACAGGATTCACGGGTTCGATTAGTAACTTAGCGGAAATCAGTTCGGCGACGGGTGGTACTGATGTAGATTCAAGTCCTGATAGTAACCCAGCCAATGACGGCACGCCGAAGAATGATGTGATCAATGAAAACGGATTGACGGGTGGAGACGAGGACGACCACGACCCAGAGGTAATTACGGTGACGCCAGCGCCAGTGTTCGACTTAGCCTTACGCAAGACCTTGGCCACGGGCCAGAGTGCGAGCGTTGTGGCGGGTAGCAATGTGACGTTCACCATCACGGTGTTCAACCAAGGGAACGTCGATGCGACGAACATTCAAGTAACAGATTACATTCCAACGGGATTGACCTTGAACGATGCCAACTGGACAGCCACTGCTGGAGTCGCCACGCTCAACACGGTGATTGCAAGTTTACCTGCTGGTCAAAGCACGACAAGAGACATCACCTTTGTTGTGAGCACAGGATTCACGGGTTCGATTAGTAACTTGGCGGAAATCAGCTCGGCGACGGGTGGTACTGATGTGGATTCAAGTCCTGATAGTAACCCAGCCAATGACGGCACACCGAAGAATGATGTGATCAATGAAAACGGATTGACGGGTGGAGACGAGGACGACCACGACCCAGAGGTAATTACGGTGACGCCAGCGCCAGTGTTCGACTTAGCCTTACGCAAGACCTTGGCCACGGGCCAGAGTGCGAGCGTTGTGGCAGGCAGTAATGTGACGTTCACCATCACGGTGTTCAACCAAGGGAACGTCGATGCGACGAACATTCAAGTAACAGATTACATTCCAACGGGATTGACCTTGAACGATGCCAACTGGACAGCCACTGCTGGAGTCGCCACGCTCAACACGGTGATTGCAAGTCTACCTGCTGGTCAAAGCACGACAAGAGACATCACCTTTGTTGTGAGCACAGGATTCACGGGTTCGATTAGTAACTTAGCGGAAATCAGCTCGGCGACGGGCGGTACTGATGTAGATTCAAGTCCTGATAGTAACCCAGCCAATGACGGCACGCCGAAGAATGATGTGATCAATGAAAACGGCTTGACGGGCGGAGACGAGGACGACCACGACCCAGAGGTCATTACGGTGACGCCAGCGCCAGTGTTCGACTTAGCCTTACGCAAGACCTTGGCCACGGGCCAGAGTGCGAGCGTTGTGGCGGGTAGCAATGTGACGTTCACCATCACGGTGTTCAACCAAGGGAACGTCGATGCGACGAACATTCAAGTAACAGATTACATTCCAACGGGATTGACCTTGAACGATGCCAACTGGACAGCCACTGCTGGAGTCGCGACCCTCAACACGGTGATTGCAAGTCTACCTGCTGGTCAAAGCACGACAAGAGACATCACCTTTGTTGTGAGCACAGGATTCACGGGTTCGATTAGTAACTTGGCGGAAATCAGCTCGGCGACGGGTGGTACTGATGTGGATTCAAGTCCTGATAATAACCCAGCCAATGATGGCACGCCGAAGAATGATGTGATCAACGAAAACGGATTGACGGGCGGAGACGAGGACGACCACGACCCAGAGGTCATTACGGTGACGCCACCAGCACAAGTAGACTTATCATTGAAAAAATTGATTAACACCAAGATTGCTCAACTCGGAGACACACTTACCTACACCATTAAAGTCTTCAACCAGTCAGCCACTTTGGCAACAGGTGTAGAAGTTACGGACTCGTTGGCCACTTCGGTACAATTTATCAATGGAAGTTTTACATCCACTCGTGGCACGGCTGCTATCACCAATAATGTCATTATCTGGAATATTGGCAACATTGCGGCCAGTGGAGATACCGTCACGCTTACGTATAAAGTGAAAGCCATTCAGGAGGGTGTACATTTCAATACGGCCGAGATCAGCAAGACCAACGAGTCTGATGTGGATAGTACGCCAGGCAATGGGGTAGGTAATGAGGACGATATCGACCGTCAATGTTTCACTGTACCGCTAAAATTGTGTGTAGGAGAGAAAATAGAACTTAGTGTGCCCTCATACTTAGTGAATGTACAATGGTACAAAGATAGTGGTACTACTCCTGTTGCTTCGGGTAATGTAGTGTTATTCAGTGAGGCAGGCAGTTACACCTTTACGGCTTCCAACCAACAGTGCCCAGCCACTGGATGTTGCCCGATTATCATCGAGCCAGGAGACAATTGCTGCCCAGTAGATTTGTGTATTCCGTTTACAATTAAACAAACCAAAAAGGGAGAAAAGCCATTGTAA
- a CDS encoding IclR family transcriptional regulator: protein MIQVINRALDILEIVAANPEKPTALGEIADTLGLNHGTCANIMKTLVARSYLEQVGTKKGYILGAKSYALTHNDAYRKDLVDAAKSEMEKLTEITNENCLLAILNGEKRIVIHSTHAEQELQVRTSSEKYVYDSASGRMLLAMLTDPDIDRFIEKYGLPNPEIWKEVDTIENLKKQLAQFKKEECALQMLAGRQVIGLAVPIQKGTKTVASLSIYLPEYRYMLTDKTDLVYQLKMTAKRISQRLK, encoded by the coding sequence ATGATACAAGTAATCAACAGAGCTTTAGATATTCTTGAAATCGTGGCTGCCAATCCCGAAAAACCCACCGCTTTAGGTGAAATCGCAGATACATTAGGCCTCAATCATGGAACTTGTGCCAACATCATGAAAACCCTCGTTGCTCGCAGCTATCTAGAGCAGGTCGGGACCAAAAAGGGATATATTTTGGGGGCTAAATCGTACGCTCTTACCCACAACGACGCCTACAGGAAAGACTTGGTAGATGCGGCAAAATCGGAGATGGAAAAGCTTACCGAAATCACCAACGAGAATTGTCTGCTGGCTATTTTGAATGGAGAAAAAAGAATAGTCATTCATAGTACCCATGCTGAGCAGGAATTACAGGTCAGAACATCTTCCGAAAAATATGTGTATGATTCAGCATCGGGAAGAATGCTTCTGGCCATGCTTACTGACCCTGATATTGACCGTTTTATCGAAAAATATGGCCTGCCAAATCCTGAAATTTGGAAAGAGGTTGATACAATTGAAAACCTCAAAAAGCAGCTTGCACAGTTTAAAAAAGAAGAATGCGCCCTGCAAATGCTAGCTGGACGGCAGGTAATCGGGCTTGCAGTACCGATTCAAAAAGGAACAAAAACCGTAGCGAGTCTGAGTATTTACCTGCCCGAATACCGCTACATGCTGACCGATAAAACGGACTTAGTGTACCAATTAAAAATGACTGCCAAACGAATTTCCCAACGCCTGAAATAA